Proteins co-encoded in one Centroberyx gerrardi isolate f3 chromosome 18, fCenGer3.hap1.cur.20231027, whole genome shotgun sequence genomic window:
- the LOC144542743 gene encoding uncharacterized protein LOC144542743 isoform X2, with the protein MDAIPVGKPVILVVLHHTFNKDISVPNSSGLVTRHNVILTVDCLFYEIEGLLDCPRNDAAITEVMRSVCSKGRKEDKIQRKENTGGREIVTVQPKADLFMK; encoded by the exons ATGGATGCGATTCCGG TTGGTAAACCGGTGATTCTGGTGGTCCTGCATCATACCTTCAACAAAGACATCAGTGTACCTAACAGCAGTGGACTAGTGACCAGACACAATGTCATCCTGACAGTGGACTGTCTGTTCTATGAAATCGAAGGACTGTTAGACTGTCCACGCAATGATGCAGCAATCACAGAAGTTATGAGGAGTGTTTGTAGTAAAGGACGGAAGGAAGATAAGATCCAGAGGAAG GAGAACACTGGAGGCAGAGAAATAGTTACTGTGCAGCCAAAG GCAGACCTGTTCATGAAATAA
- the LOC144542743 gene encoding uncharacterized protein LOC144542743 isoform X1 encodes MDAIPVGKPVILVVLHHTFNKDISVPNSSGLVTRHNVILTVDCLFYEIEGLLDCPRNDAAITEVMRSVCSKGRKEDKIQRKENTGGREIVTVQPKTQPRYCSITTTQNEQVSWTLLVIVYIGFNSLVQM; translated from the exons ATGGATGCGATTCCGG TTGGTAAACCGGTGATTCTGGTGGTCCTGCATCATACCTTCAACAAAGACATCAGTGTACCTAACAGCAGTGGACTAGTGACCAGACACAATGTCATCCTGACAGTGGACTGTCTGTTCTATGAAATCGAAGGACTGTTAGACTGTCCACGCAATGATGCAGCAATCACAGAAGTTATGAGGAGTGTTTGTAGTAAAGGACGGAAGGAAGATAAGATCCAGAGGAAG GAGAACACTGGAGGCAGAGAAATAGTTACTGTGCAGCCAAAG ACTCAGCCTAGGTACTGCTCCATTACAACTACACAGAACGAACAGGTGAGTTGGACATTATTGGTGATTGTATACATTGGTTTCAATTCATTAGTTCAGATGTGA
- the LOC144542781 gene encoding uncharacterized protein LOC144542781 → MNRFYTIVAGKTLGAHKAFIMKLKAIGQVEVFLPDDCDYYLVFCPIVSRVGTDISEAMEKIPDDKQVILVVMHHTINPDSFVGDSSRHVNRLDVILTVDSVFHEGHFQDCNRNKIAFNEVERLAGPPPSPGTDSNISTR, encoded by the exons ATGAACAGGTTCTACACCATTGTGGCTGGGAAAACTCTGGGGGCTCACAAAGCTTTCATTATGAAGCTTAAAGCCATTGGACAGGTTGAGGTGTTCTTACCTGACGACTGCGACTACTATCTGGTTTTCTGTCCTATCGTCTCACGAGTCGGGACTGACATCAGCGAGGCCATGGAAAAGATTCCAG ATGATAAACAGGTGATCCTGGTGGTGATGCATCACACCATCAATCCTGACAGTTTTGTAGGTGACAGCAGCAGGCATGTGAACCGGCTGGACGTCATCCTCACTGTGGACTCTGTGTTCCATGAAGGCCACTTCCAGGACTGTAACCGCAACAAAATTGCATTCAATGAGGTCGAGAGGCTTGCTggacctcccccctcccctggTACTGACTCTAATATATCAACCAGATAA
- the LOC144542780 gene encoding uncharacterized protein LOC144542780, translating to MPETASRNYQSTVVMVQGGAAGPMDRFCPIVAGKTLGAHNDFIRKLKAIGQTEEPSPPHCDYYLAFCPIVSRVGTDINEAMEKIPDDKQMILVVMHHTMNPENFVGDSRRHVNRPDVILTVDCVFHEGRFQDCNRNKIAFNEVERLVGRHRFPAPLVEDVLNGRESVASDVLCHFHYSL from the exons ATGCCAGAGACAGCATCAAGAAATTATCAGTCTACTGT agTGATGGTCCAAGGCGGAGCTGCTG GTCCAATGGACAGGTTCTGCCCCATTGTGGCTGGAAAAACCCTGGGGGCTCACAATGACTTCATTAGGAAGCTTAAAGCCATTGGCCAGACTGAGGAGCCCTCACCTCCACACTGCGACTACTATCTGGCTTTCTGTCCTATCGTCTCACGCGTCGGGACTGACATCAATGAGGCCATGGAAAAGATTCCAG ATGATAAACAGATGATTCTGGTGGTGATGCATCACACCATGAATCCTGAAAATTTTGTAGGTGACAGCAGGAGGCATGTGAACCGGCCGGACGTCATCCTCACTGTGGACTGTGTGTTCCATGAAGGCCGCTTCCAGGACTGTAACCGCAACAAAATTGCATTCAATGAGGTCGAGAGGCTTGTTGGACGTCACCGTTTCCCG GCGCCGCTGGTGGAAGATGTCCTGAATGGCAGGGAGTCCGTTGCCAGTGATGTGCTGTGCCACTTTCACTACTCTCTGTAG